Genomic DNA from Larus michahellis chromosome 3, bLarMic1.1, whole genome shotgun sequence:
TGTTTGAGTAGTTCAGCTGACAGCAGCTTGGTGTTCCTGCAGCTGCCTGGCCAGCATGTTTCTAGTACCTTCCTGCAAAGCAGTGGTTTAGCAGTAGAAAGGATCTTCCTGCTTTTCCGACGGTCTGTGTTTGGGTGTCCTTTGAAGAGAAGCAGCGAATCACTTGAATTTGAGCTTGCTGGCTTACAGAATAGCCATTCTTGAAAGGGAGgttgaattatttctgtttattcctgCTGTTCCCAAGCATATTCAGAGTCAGATCTAGCAACTTTGTATCATGcagtttctttctgttgtttcttaCTCCTAATAATCCCACAGAGCAAGCAGATACAGAAGAGACATATCTCTCTGGGTTCCTCCCACATGGGGAAGATGATGATCCATTAGATTCTAGTTGGtggcagcacagccacagcaggGCCTCAGAGGTCTCACTGAAAGCGGAATAAGATGGCAGGCCCTCGTAGACTTCAATGAGAAGAAGATTGGTCAGAAAAGTCTTTATTGCTGGGAACTGTCTACAAGATTGAAAGAGCCTGATTTGAGCCTTAGCTTCCTGCAGGCTGTTTGTGGCAGAAGCAAGCACATTTTTTTGCTTGTAAATTGAAGTTGAATGGAATCATCTGCAGTTGCTAAAAAGCCCCAAAAATGCAAGCCACTCTTCACACCATCTTTTAGTCGTGTTTCAGAGTAGAACAGTCGTTTTATGTTTGACATTTAGTGAAGAGTGTGCAAAGCCCAGAGTAGCATCTGGCTTTCAAAGAGCACATTGAATGCAGTCAATGTGTCACCCGTATGGTATGTATTTGTTGCTGGCGCCTTCCGAATGGTTTCTATAATGACAAGATTCTGTGCTGGGTTTGCCCTTGCTCCCCAAGGATTATTGAGGAGATCTGTCTCTCATTCTTTCCTGTCCTTTGCTAGTATCACTGGAGCATGCCAAGCGATACAGAAACTCACCCGCGTGCGAGTGGTGGACAACAGCGCCCTGGGGAACACGCCATACCACCGGCCACCAAAATGTATCCACGTGTATAACAAGACCGGAGTTGGCAAAGTAGGAGATACAATCCTTCTGGCtatcaaaggagaaaagaagaaagctttgATTGTAGGGCACAAGATGCCTGGCCCCACCATGACGCCTAGATTTGATTCCAACAATGTGGTACTCATAGAAGACAATGGAAATCCAGTAGGGACTAGAATAAAAACACCAATACCCTATATGCTGCGACGGAAAGGAGAATTCTCCAAAGTATTGGCTATTGCCCACAACTTTGTATGAAAGCCAAGAATGGTTTCTGGCAATTCTCTCATACAGTAGCTGTTTCTTGGTCCTTTTCTAGAAAATGGTGAAACGTGAAAAAGTCGAGTCGTCAAGAGTCTCTCTTCCTGTTTAAGAATTGCAGATAACTAGTTGAAATATTGAAATACCTGGGGTTTCTCCCAAATAGGATGGATTTGTTTCACAGAACTTCTGCAGTGTGTTGGGAAAATGCTCCTTCACTCTTACTGCTCCAGTGGTGTTAATTTGGTCTCTAATCATTAAAATAAGAATGTGAAAATCCTTCTTGTTTTGTACTGCTTATATTCTCTTTTCCCTATTTCTGCCTTTCCCGGTTCCCCAAGAGCAAAGCACTGTCAGTCCGTGGCCCAGTGACACTGTGGTCTACAAAATGAATTCCCATGTAATAGAGTAGGAGAGAGATATAATGAACTGTTGTTGCCTTGGGCACATTCGATAAAAGGATTAATTTGTACATCTTTGCCTAAGAAAAGTCTTTAGGAGGAATCAGAATTGGGAGAGCATGATGGCCTCCAGCTTTGGTGGTGCGTGGTTGAACAGGGTATGCCAGAGGTGGGGAAGCAGAGGTAGGAAAGGGAAGTGAATGGGGGTGGGTTTGAGATGCAGCCTGTGCTCTCTACCTGACCAACCTCAGGAAATTGTGCTCTCCGAGTAACGCAAGGGCTGGGTTCAGATTGAAAGATCCATAGAAAGCAGCTTCCTTTTGGACTGCTTTTTGGGACCATGTCAGACATTATCTGTGATGTTGGTTGGCGAGACTGTCTGTTGTCCAGCGGTGCTTCCTAAGCTCGGGCACAGTAGTGGGCAAACACTACTGTACTGCTTTCAGGGACAGCTGTGGTCCAGGAGCCAAACAGCTGCCTTTATATGGAGTTGAGCAGAGACACTTGGTGCTCGTGGCAGGTAAAGGGACATCAGGGCAGAGCACTCCTAcaaagcagtgctggggaagagggTGCAGGGGAGGCGGCCAGTGGGAGTCTGGCCAACTTCAGGCCCCTGAGCTGACTCCTCGTGGGTCCGGTGGCAGTGGCAGCTGGCTGTGCCTTGtccttccacctcctctccctgtcATGCTGGGAAAGCTCCTCACCTTGGCCCTGTGTTGCCCCTGCGTGAAGGTCTGAGGGCTGCAGTGCTGAGCTATATCACACTTTAGCTAGTTACTTCTGGCAGATGTATCTGCCCATGCCGCCCACTGTGGAATCCACATTGCCCATGGAAAAGGTGAGCCCTGGATCCCCTCATACTCCATTACTCCGCGTAACGCAGGTAAGATGGTGCTTCAAATTTAAATTCAGGCTCAACCTTTAAGTAAGGTCACTGTCCCCCTTAGTAAAACTTCCTGTGAACTGGAAGAGCCCAAGCCTATGTGCTGCCCAGTTCAGTGGAGAGTGGAattggctgctgctggcagacgTTCCTTGCCAGCTGTTGTCCGTGTGCTGGTGGACATTGGCTCTGCTGCTCTGAGTCCTCCTGAACCCTGCAGGTGTTGCCTTTCAGCCTTCCGCCTGCTTGCTGCTTAGGCTTCTGCCTGCTGCCATCTCAGCGGAGCAGACGCTTGCCTGGCTGATGTCAGTCTTTCTGATCGGCTTCCAGGAGGAGCTTCCCGTGCTCGGAGGTGATGTTTGTGCCATTTTGCTAAGGAGGATGGTGAACAAACTGCATGCTGGTCACAGCGATGAGCACAACTGTCCTCCATGGCACAGGGGCAGGGCTTGGCCTGACGGGTTTTTTTCCCTGGTTGAATTTGTTCCCGGATAGGCGTGGGATGCTCCCGGGGCTCCTTTTTTTGGGGATGAGCACTGTTCCTCGAGCCCTTTGGCGACGCCCGGTGCCAGCCCTGCGGGCGCGGGGAGCCGTGCGGGCCGGTGCAGCGATGCCGGGAACGGGGTGGCGGGGACAGGGCCGGCCCCTGgagggctgcccggccccggcatCCTCCGGCGAGCCGGCCGGGCCCTCTAGCGGCTCTCTGCCGCCGGTGGGAGCCCTCCGCCGTCCCGCATCCCGCCCGGCTGCAGGGGCAGCGTCGGGCCGGGGGCGTGGGACAAGCTCTGCTCTGCTCAAGGTGAAGGGCTGGAGGGTGCTGGTCCACCCCAGCTCCGCTCAGGGGTGGGAAAGCCATCACTGTGCCCTGCCCTTAGCGGATAAATCTTCACAGCCCAGCttaggtgtgttttttttttagctttttcaaaGCTCATCCGGGTAGCACGCTGAAGTATTTCAAGTAAAAAAAGTGTATATGTTTTTATGCGTATTTGGGGAAAGTGTTTATGCCACTTAACAGCTCCGCGCTCTTCCTTTAGAAAACCTTCCACAGCCTTTGAAAGTCCCCCAACCCCAATGAACACATAAGCAAATACTTTTATAGTTTCTTTTTATAAACAAATCATAAGCCAATTGATATGTCTGTCATGCCCCTCCTGCAGCCAGAAGGAGCTCAGACTTCCTCGATGTTCCTGTagagaacagaagaggaagatggctTCCACTTCCATTGGGCCAGAAAATAGACTTTCAAATGTCACTTGTATGGGGTATTTCATTTCTGTGCAAAGCCTATGGGCACAGGGGAAGCGGGATCCATCCCAAGCTGGAATAACTCAGTCCCAGGTAGCCTGGTTTATAACTCATTCAAAGGTCTGCTTGCTTGTGAGGTTTTTGCTTGGCAACAGCTCCAGCCTCGAAGCGTCTCCCAGCAGGACCTGGGGGGCCTGCAAAcagtccttgtttttcttttcctgaccaTAAGGGACCGTATGAGTCCCTCATGGGATGCACAGACCCTGCTGTTTggatattaaatatttcacagaatatttGCTAATAACTTTCTGGCGTTTCACTGGGGAAGAGGTCGTGGGGAGAGGGCACGAGAGGAAGCGGGCAAGACAATGCAGCATACTTGAGATTAAAATGTGAAGCGATGCTTTATTTCTAAGTAAACTGATACGTGGAACTAAATCCTTAACCTCGGAGCTTAATAAGCAGACATGCAGACAGCTAAGCTAAGCATATCCCATAGAGTGGCTCCTGCAGTTTTTACCCATGCTTCCCTAATGAGGAACATGGCCTCGGCAGAAATTCCCGACTCACGGTGACAGCTCCATCCTTGGCAAATTCCAAGCGCTGCCTGTAGCAGCATCTCTCGGAGGGAAAAAGGCCTGGGTCCTGGATGAGCCCTTAGACTACTCCCACTCATCCCGCTGAATTCGGCCCCGCTGTGGCTGTAGGATGGTCAGATCCTGGTTCCCCCAGCGCTGCTctgcgcaggcaggagcagaTGGATGGCACCTTGCCAGCGGCCCAGGCTGATGTACGTTCTCTGggctctctctctcttcttcttcgcGCAGGCCTCGTATTCCAGGTCCTCTCTTTTGTTTCAGCGCAGCAGCTGATATCTGCTTGTTCTCACTTCCAGGCTGCCTACCGCTTTGCTCCAGACATGCCAGAGCCTTCTGAGCAgcgaggtggtggtggtgtcccaggagcagctgctgggttTCCTGGGCTCCGGCTTGAGGCATCCATCTTTGGGATCTGTCTGAGCCTGTGCTCTCTCCAAATGGGAGGCTTTTCCTTGTGCGTCCATCCTGCGAGGAAATCAGATGTGATTTCCTCCGTAGGCAGCAATTCTTGCGGGTCCTTTTCTTGAAGGATGGCTACGAGCTGGTGGGATGACTCCatcaggggagggaagagaaactgaAACACCACCTACCTCAGCAGCTGCCGGAAGGTCATTCTCTTCTCTGCTCCATATTTATGTTTGTTATTCTGCCATTAACATGATTTTATATGGTATATGGGAAAATTTCTCAGCGTGAAACGGTTCTTAGGAGGAATTCTTTAGTCTCCCATGCAGCCTCTGGGGGAGCTGCCACCCgctgcagagggaaggagaagcgAAAGGCAGAGTCCTCCCAGGGTCTTCTTGCCCCGTTACGGATGTGCCTCCCAGCTCAGCTCCGACTGGGTCCCTGAGTTAGTGTCTGTTCCCGTGTGTTTGGATATGGGATTTGCGTCAGATGAAGCTCCCAAGAGGGTGCCCATTCCCCTGGCGGGGGGACTCTGTGCCCAAGCATTCTTCCATGGGAAGTGGGGGAGAGCGGTCTTTTTTTAGGGCATCCTGGAATGGGTAGGGAGAGATGGCCTTTTGGGGAGATGCTTGCCCAGAAAAGACATATGGCGGGGCTCTCCGGCAAGGGCCGGGGTCTGGAAAGAGACAGGCGAGCACTGGGGATTAGCTGGCCGTGAGAAGGGGTGTCCCCGAAAGGAAGCGGGCGAGACAGATTATCACAGAGGGATGCAGCGGGAAGCTGATGTCTTCCATCTGCTTGGAGACCGAGGCCGGGAGACAGGCAGCCCCGTCTCGTGGCCCTGTGCCAGCAGGGTGGATAGACCGCAGAGCTGGGGGAGTAGTGATTTTgggggctgggaggaaggggagatggcCGAAATCCTGGCTGAACCAGGGGTGATGCAGCCAGAGGCCGGACTTTGGTCCAAAGTGAGCATCGCTGGGTTGGCGGGGGTGAGGGCGGCGACCTGCACATCCCAGAGCGGGAGGCTAGGTGGCAATGTGGGCGCGATGGTGTGCCCAGGAGCCTGCCCCCACGGCCCCCCGCCTGGCTCGGCGGGCCACTAAGCCTGACTGACACGACTGAGCCAAAATCTCCCTCTGTCAGCACGTTCCCCAGCCACTGGCCCGCAGCGGGGCAGCGGAGCCAAGgccggtgaggaggaggaaggtggagaGTTTGGGGTGACTGAGCCTGATCTGGTCCCTTGGGGAAAGACCCATGGAGAGCCAAGGAGCTCTGACCACCCTGTCTTCACAGAGGGGTGTTGAGTGGCCAGGGGTGGCAGGGTGACATCTAACCCCCGTCCCGTTCTGGCGAGGGTTAGCTGGGCTAGGGAAATCAATGGGAAGATGGGTCTGTGAGTGGCACCGTGGATcccacagggcagggagaggagggacacAATTCCCAGCAGCAGGATGCTGGCTTGTGGATGGCAGGGGGCAGGGGTGCGCAGTGGGGAGGCACAGCCCGGCTCCCTTGGGATGCCTGGAGCCGGGCCACTCTCCTGATGCAAAACATCCCCTCAAAACGCATTGAAACCCCTTGCTGGGGCCTTTCACCAAGAGGCAGTTGCCAAATCCCCTTCCCTGAGGGAGAGGCTTGCCAAGCCTCGGGCGGTGAGGGGGGTTAGCAGCCTGAGCAGCATTTTCCACCCAGCCGCTGGcggagaggcagcaggaggacccccccccaccacccccccaaacccttctgatgaggattataatttttttagcCGTCTGCTTCTCTTCTGGACATGGCTGTGATGTTTAGGGTCTGCATGACCCAGGGAGAGCAAAGAGGACCGGGAAACAGCTGGAGCTGGGGCCTCGCTTGTTTATATTCTGCAGCTACTGTTGGAGATAGACAAGGCAGGGGGAGACCCTGCATCAGGGAGGTTGATGTGGGCTGGACACTTCTACTGGGAAACcccgaggggctggagggggcgaAGAGCCGGGAGTgaagggaggaggctggggctggcaccGCTGCCGGGGCAGAGCCCCGAGGTCAAAGCTTGTGTGGTCGCTGCCCAAAGGGCCCTCCCCTGAGCGAGTTAGCACCGACTGCAGCCCCGTCAACTTGTTTTCTGAGTAGTTTCTCCTGTTCTCCAGCATAAGACACGGGGTGGTGAACGACAATGAATCTAGTCTTAATGCTGTTGCATAAATCAGTGTTGGAGCCTCAAGTGAGGTAGTGCATGCCGGGCTGGTCAGCTTATCTCAGAAGCTGTCAGGGGTAGAGGATGGGAATTTTCCTAGACCTCTCACAGATACACCCTCTAACAAGAAACCAGAGTTGGAAAGCTCAGGAATGTctagcctggagagaaggaagatTAATGAGGGCTCACGACAGAAGGATAAAAAGAAGGATGTGGAGAAAGCATATCAGGCACATCCATTCACCCTGTCTGAGAGAGCAGTAGAACTGACGTTCCATCAAACAGGCTGGCAGAGGGaataaaattagctttttttcatttttcctttcacccAAAGCATAAGTTGCACCATGGAATTCATTGCTCCAGGGCGCAAGCAAGCTTCAGTGGTTAATACAGCTCAAAATGAAGCTGGACCCCCACCTCCGTGCCAGCTAGAGCGAGTGTGCTCAGTATGAATAGTACACACACCCCTCTCCCAAATGGTTGGGAAGTGATGTGCCCAGTCATTGTGGTGTGGACACCAAAGACAGGCTGTCACTTAGGCTTGTGACATATAAGCTTGCTTTGAAAACGTCTGAATGCTGTAAACTCCATGAACCTAATGtggttctttaaaaataaacatgcaagCCCCAAGATACAACATGGATTGAGGCAGAGCCTGTGAAGCAAATCCAAGGTCATTTGGTATAAGATCATACCACagacctttttctctctctctaactCAAATGGTCTGCTCTTCGTAGTTATGGCCTCACAGCACTTGAGTGTGGAGCTCAGGGGTGAGTATTCCCCAGGACCAAGGCGAGGACGCGGTGGTCCTGCGGCTCCTGTGCGGTGGGGCTAGCCCTCTGCTTGCCTGGAGGCGTGGTGGGGTGAGCTCTGCCGGCTGAAGGGCTTCAGCTCTGCGAAGGGCTTGGCGGGCGTCCTGTGTTGGGTACCGTTGTGCTTCCAGCGGTGACCTGCAGCAGCTGTACCCCAAGCTGCctgtggggtgtggggagaggaggtgaagCTGCATTCAGAGCCCACCAGCTACTCTGCTCTTTCTGCCAGGATCtaccagggcagggcaggaaagGCAATGAGCCAGGCATGGGCCACCCCAAGGAAATTCTCATCTCCTACCCATTGTATAGTGGTCTCCCCAGTTGGTGCTGTCCTCATTACCAAAACCAAGGGCAATGCTTTGATGGGCTTTGTGACTGCTGCTCTAACTCCCCAGTAGGAGCGTGTATGGTGGCTGACCTTCAGCCCTCCAGAGCTGAAAACTCTCAGGTGTGGTAACATCACCCTGTGGCATCCTACCCTGGCCACAGAGGGCCATCATGAAGCTCACAATCACAGCCATGCAGTCCAGACTCTGAACCAATCCTCTTCTGATGGGTGGTGGGAAAGGCTACAGTTCACTGATGGCAAAAAACTTATCACTCAGAGGGGTAGATAAAGTGAGGAGAGGAGGTGGTAGGATGGTAGATGTTATCTTTGCCCTTGTTTCCTGAGGTTGAT
This window encodes:
- the MRPL14 gene encoding large ribosomal subunit protein uL14m isoform X3, with product MRGGLRAEGPSSPRRHGICSCVSWGLRKCGCQPVLCWLFSRKLLWRSDWVTRIQMALLNTQLGLSLSHLSSTVIQRHFSITGACQAIQKLTRVRVVDNSALGNTPYHRPPKCIHVYNKTGVGKVGDTILLAIKGEKKKALIVGHKMPGPTMTPRFDSNNVVLIEDNGNPVGTRIKTPIPYMLRRKGEFSKVLAIAHNFV
- the MRPL14 gene encoding large ribosomal subunit protein uL14m isoform X4; this encodes MALLNTQLGLSLSHLSSTVIQRHFSITGACQAIQKLTRVRVVDNSALGNTPYHRPPKCIHVYNKTGVGKVGDTILLAIKGEKKKALIVGHKMPGPTMTPRFDSNNVVLIEDNGNPVGTRIKTPIPYMLRRKGEFSKVLAIAHNFV
- the MRPL14 gene encoding large ribosomal subunit protein uL14m isoform X2, translated to MGRGGALGLLGGAGRGLWSRWPASGLAQAAPRVPAFRWGLGGPRGAASVWERATVPVRAVYWVTRIQMALLNTQLGLSLSHLSSTVIQRHFSITGACQAIQKLTRVRVVDNSALGNTPYHRPPKCIHVYNKTGVGKVGDTILLAIKGEKKKALIVGHKMPGPTMTPRFDSNNVVLIEDNGNPVGTRIKTPIPYMLRRKGEFSKVLAIAHNFV
- the MRPL14 gene encoding large ribosomal subunit protein uL14m isoform X1; this encodes MQQGRYHLVKAAGRQSLGCVEPLCHLQAGHSLQLGHGICSCVSWGLRKCGCQPVLCWLFSRKLLWRSDWVTRIQMALLNTQLGLSLSHLSSTVIQRHFSITGACQAIQKLTRVRVVDNSALGNTPYHRPPKCIHVYNKTGVGKVGDTILLAIKGEKKKALIVGHKMPGPTMTPRFDSNNVVLIEDNGNPVGTRIKTPIPYMLRRKGEFSKVLAIAHNFV